One Anolis carolinensis isolate JA03-04 chromosome 4, rAnoCar3.1.pri, whole genome shotgun sequence DNA window includes the following coding sequences:
- the LOC134298401 gene encoding uncharacterized protein LOC134298401 yields the protein MPAIDVGETSGENASGTWPHSPKDIQQPCDSGHESLRQHIEHLYGEKLFQDTRRLEKLRTRKAHLLCSLTFLLRCRDTDTIPQFLAAKRTFKTPQAHRIYNRLERNLLRERIHTIRKELANTDKELLHLHINISQKMNTQDWDKIDSLTYKKMEKDMVLHTKRQKQKFDKCRKQQPKPELDKSRTIINLTDRQLTEDQVSILEKGGNFAVTTTRIPVENIIANVESAIYQLPEEEAEEVRMETARILRNAKLPPSNITRKERQAIKDLNSDPEIIILPADKGNATVIMETKQYKEKIRQLLDPTIYKKLKQDPTNKITRKTNTLIKNSSINFDIRQQLCKSEALPPRLYGLPKIHKDSIPLRPIVSAIGSPTYNLAKFLATQLQTHIGLTAHYIKDSTHFIEKISNLNLSTKDILISFDVVSLFTKVPVADTLTLIKQNFPEDITALFHHCLTTSYFQWDTGFYEQKDGVAMGSPLSPVVANFYMEYFEKQALETAPKKPTVWFRYVDDTFTIWSHGEEELSKFLDHLNSIHPNIQFTMEKEKEGKLPFLDVLVIRKPNQQLGHTVYRKPTHTDRYLHKNSNHHPSQKRSTIKALTDRAQRICEPHLLQGELNHLNWALQANGYSTTDIRRAARPRTSHESQDKDPPRGKVFLPYIKELLTA from the coding sequence atgcctgccatagatgtgggcgaaacgtcaggagagaatgcttctggaacatggccacacagcccgaaagacatacaacaaccctgtgattctggccatgaaagccttcgacaacacattgaacatctctacggggagaaattgttccaagacacacggagattggaaaaactaaggaccaggaaagcacatctactgtgctccctgaccttccttctacgctgcagagacacagataccatcccacaatttcttgcagccaaaaggaccttcaaaacaccacaggctcatcgcatttacaaccgcctggaacgcaacctcttgagagagagaatccacaccatccgtaaagaactcgcaaacacagacaaagaactgctgcacctccacatcaacatcagccaaaagatgaatacccaggactgggataaaatagacagccttacctacaagaaaatggagaaagacatggttctccacaccaagagacaaaaacaaaaatttgacaaatgccgtaagcaacagccaaagccagaactggataaatcacggaccatcatcaacctgacagacagacaactcactgaagaccaagtatccattctagaaaaaggaggaaattttgcagtcaccaccaccaggatcccagtagaaaacatcattgccaatgttgaatcagcaatttaccagctccctgaggaagaagcagaggaggtaagaatggaaacagcaaggatcctgagaaatgcaaaactcccccccagcaacataacgagaaaagaaagacaggccatcaaagatctcaactcagatcctgaaatcatcattcttccagctgacaaggggaatgccacagtaatcatggaaacaaaacaatacaaagaaaaaatcagacaacttctagatcccacaatttacaagaaactgaaacaagaccccactaacaaaatcaccagaaaaacgaacactctaatcaagaactcctccattaactttgacatacgccaacagctgtgcaaatcagaagccctcccacccaggctttacggactccccaaaatccacaaggactccatcccactcagacccattgtaagtgccattggatcgccgacttacaacctggcaaaatttctggctacacagctacaaacccacattgggctcactgcacattatatcaaggactctacacactttatagaaaagatcagcaacctcaatctaagcaccaaggacatcctgatcagctttgatgtggtgtccctttttaccaaagtcccagtagctgacaccctcacactaatcaaacaaaacttcccagaagacatcacagccctgtttcaccattgcctcaccactagctactttcagtgggacactggattctatgaacagaaggatggagtggccatggggagccctctcagcccagtagtagcaaatttctatatggaatactttgaaaaacaggccctagaaacagcaccaaaaaagccaactgtttggttcagatacgtagatgacaccttcacaatctggagccatggagaggaagaactcagcaagttcctggaccatcttaacagcatccacccaaacatccaattcaccatggaaaaagaaaaggaaggaaaactgccatttctagatgttctggtcatccgcaaacccaatcaacaattgggccacacagtttacagaaaacctacacatacagatagataccttcataaaaactccaaccatcacccaagtcaaaaaaggagcacaatcaaagccctgacagaccgtgcacaaagaatctgcgaacctcacctcctccaaggtgaactcaaccacctaaactgggctctacaggccaatggatactccaccacagacatcagaagagctgcaaggccaagaacaagccatgagagtcaagacaaagatccacccagaggaaaggtgttcttaccatacatcaaggaactactgaccgcatag
- the LOC134298400 gene encoding uncharacterized protein LOC134298400, protein MPAIDVGETSGENASGTWPHSPKDIQQPCDSGHESLRQHIEHLYGEKLFQDTRRLEKLRTRKAHLLCSLTFLLRCRDTDTIPQFLAAKRTFKTPQAHRIYNRLERNLLRERIHTIRKELANTDKELLHLHINISQKMNTQDWDKIDSLTYKKMEKDMVLHTKRQKQKFDKCRKQQPKPELDKSRTIINLTDRQLTEDQVSILEKGGNFAITTTRIPVENIIANVESAIYQLPEEEAEEVRMETARILRNAKLPPSNITRKERQAIKDLNSDPEIIILPADKGNATVIMETKQYKEKIRQLLDPTIYKKLKQDPTNKITRKTNTLIKNSSINFDIRQQLCKSEALPPRLYGLPKIHKDSIPLRPIVSAIGSPTYNLAKFLATQLQTHIGLTAHYIKDSTHFIEKISNLNLSTKDILISFDVVSLFTKVPVADTLTLIKQNFPEDITALFHHCLTTSYFQWDTGFYEQKDGVAMGSPLSPVVANFYMEYFEKQALETAPKKPTVWFRYVDDTFTIWSHGEEELSKFLDHLNSIHPNIQFTMEKEKEGKLPFLDVLVIRKPNQQLGHTVYRKPTHTDRYLHKNSNHHPSQKRSTIKALTDRAQRICEPHLLQGELNHLNWALQANGYSTTDIRRAARPRTSHESQDKDPPRGKVFLPYIKGTTDRIGKLMKKHNLQTIYRPTKKIQQMLRSAKDKRDPLSSAGVYRIPCSCGQVYIGTTKRSAQTRVKEHERHCRLIQPEKSAIAEHLMNQPGHRILFENTKMLDHSNNYHVRLHREAIEIHKHVDNFNRKEETMKMNKIWLPVLQNSKIKTVDGNQHNEDLTEQRMPPGKGQNISSAN, encoded by the coding sequence atgcctgccatagatgtgggcgaaacgtcaggagagaatgcttctggaacatggccacacagcccgaaagacatacaacaaccctgtgattctggccatgaaagccttcgacaacacattgaacatctctatggggagaaattgttccaagacacacggagattggaaaaactaaggaccaggaaagcacatctactgtgctccctgaccttccttctacgctgcagagacacagataccatcccacaatttcttgcagccaaaaggaccttcaaaacaccacaggctcatcgcatttacaaccgcctggaacgcaacctcttgagagagagaatccacaccatccgtaaagaactcgcaaacacagacaaagaactgctgcacctccacatcaacatcagccaaaagatgaatacccaggactgggataaaatagacagccttacctacaagaaaatggagaaagacatggttctccacaccaagagacaaaaacaaaaatttgacaaatgccgtaagcaacagccaaagccagaactggataaatcacggaccatcatcaacctgacagacagacaactcactgaagaccaagtatccattctagaaaaaggaggaaattttgcaatcaccaccaccaggatcccagtagaaaacatcattgccaatgttgaatcagcaatttaccagctccctgaggaagaagcagaggaggtaagaatggaaacagcaaggatcctgagaaatgcaaaactcccccccagcaacataacgagaaaagaaagacaggccatcaaagatctcaactcagatcctgaaatcatcattcttccagctgacaaggggaatgccacagtaatcatggaaacaaaacaatacaaagaaaaaatcagacaacttctagatcccacaatttacaagaaactgaaacaagaccccactaacaaaatcaccagaaaaacgaacactctaatcaagaactcctccattaactttgacatacgccaacagctgtgcaaatcagaagccctcccacccaggctttacggactccccaaaatccacaaggactccatcccactcagacccattgtaagtgccattggatcgccgacttacaacctggcaaaatttctggctacacagctacaaacccacattgggctcactgcacattatatcaaggactctacacactttatagaaaagatcagcaacctcaatctaagcaccaaggacatcctgatcagctttgatgtggtgtccctttttaccaaagtcccagtagctgacaccctcacactaatcaaacaaaacttcccagaagacatcacagccctgtttcaccattgcctcaccactagctactttcagtgggacactggattctatgaacagaaggatggagtggccatggggagccctctcagcccagtagtagcaaatttctatatggaatactttgaaaaacaggccctagaaacagcaccaaaaaagccaactgtttggttcagatacgtagatgacaccttcacaatctggagccatggagaggaagaactcagcaagttcctggaccatcttaacagcatccacccaaacatccaattcaccatggaaaaagaaaaggaaggaaaactgccatttctagatgttctggtcatccgcaaacccaatcaacaattgggccacacagtttacagaaaacctacacatacagatagataccttcataaaaactccaaccatcacccaagtcaaaaaaggagcacaatcaaagccctgacagaccgtgcacaaagaatctgcgaacctcacctcctccaaggtgaactcaaccacctaaactgggctctacaggccaatggatactccaccacagacatcagaagagctgcaaggccaagaacaagccatgagagtcaagacaaagatccacccagaggaaaggtgttcttaccatacatcaagggaactactgaccgcatagggaagctgatgaagaagcacaacctacaaactatctacagacccacgaagaaaatccaacaaatgctacggtcagcgaaggacaagagggatcctctctcttctgcaggagtctaccggataccatgcagctgtggacaagtctacatagggaccaccaaacgcagcgcccaaacaagagtcaaagaacatgaaaggcactgcagactaattcaaccagagaaatcagccatagcagagcatttgatgaaccagcctggacacagaatactatttgagaacacaaaaatgctggaccattctaacaactatcatgtcagactacacagagaagccattgaaatccacaagcatgtggacaacttcaacagaaaggaagaaaccatgaaaatgaacaaaatctggctaccagtattacaaaactccaaaatcaaaacagtagatgggaaccaacacaatgaggacttgactgaacaaaggatgcccccaggcaagggacaaaacatttccagtgccaattag